A single genomic interval of Syntrophorhabdaceae bacterium harbors:
- the purM gene encoding phosphoribosylformylglycinamidine cyclo-ligase, with translation MKSLTYKDSGVDVHKADKLIDQVKSRIQKTFLPEVLNPIGGFGALTELPKGYKNPVLASSTDGVGTKLKIAFLSGKHDTVGIDLVGMSVNDILTLGARPFFFLDYYACNSIEEHIYKSVITGICAGCEMAGCALIGGETAEMPSMYQEGEYDLAGFAVGIVEKDRIIDGSRIKENDVIIGLASNGLHSNGFSLVRKVFFDIHHFDVDAEIQGMKGKLYEELLKPTRIYVKPVLKTLETFDVKGMVHITGSGLPGNIKRIVPDGLCAKIRLFGERIPEIFKLIMKLGNVEFQEMCSTFNMGVGFLLIVSRNDEETVIKTLSDQGETAFSIGTIEKNPDGEKVQISLSAD, from the coding sequence ATGAAATCTTTGACATATAAAGACTCCGGTGTTGATGTCCACAAAGCGGACAAATTGATCGACCAGGTAAAATCAAGGATCCAGAAGACCTTCCTTCCTGAAGTTCTGAACCCTATCGGAGGTTTCGGCGCCCTCACAGAGCTTCCGAAGGGATACAAAAATCCTGTCCTTGCCAGTTCAACCGATGGTGTGGGTACAAAGCTCAAGATCGCCTTCCTTTCAGGCAAACACGACACGGTGGGGATTGACCTCGTCGGCATGAGCGTCAACGACATACTCACGTTGGGCGCCAGGCCCTTCTTTTTTCTCGATTATTATGCATGCAACAGTATTGAAGAACATATATATAAAAGCGTTATAACAGGAATATGCGCCGGCTGTGAGATGGCCGGATGCGCGCTCATCGGCGGTGAAACCGCGGAGATGCCTTCCATGTACCAGGAAGGTGAATACGATCTCGCCGGCTTTGCCGTCGGTATTGTGGAAAAAGACAGGATCATCGACGGCTCCCGCATCAAGGAAAACGACGTCATCATAGGATTGGCCTCCAACGGGCTTCACAGCAACGGGTTCTCCCTTGTCAGAAAAGTATTCTTCGATATCCATCATTTTGACGTCGACGCCGAAATTCAAGGCATGAAGGGAAAATTATACGAGGAACTGTTAAAGCCAACGAGGATCTATGTAAAACCTGTTCTCAAAACACTTGAAACATTTGACGTCAAGGGTATGGTGCATATAACCGGCAGCGGTCTCCCCGGCAATATCAAAAGGATCGTCCCTGATGGCCTCTGCGCGAAGATCCGTCTTTTCGGGGAACGGATCCCGGAGATCTTTAAACTTATCATGAAACTGGGTAATGTAGAATTCCAGGAGATGTGCTCGACATTTAACATGGGCGTAGGATTTCTCCTTATTGTTTCAAGAAACGACGAAGAGACTGTTATAAAAACCCTGTCAGACCAGGGAGAGACGGCGTTTTCCATAGGCACAATCGAAAAAAACCCCGATGGCGAGAAGGTCCAAATTTCCCTTTCCGCCGATTAA